From a single Nothobranchius furzeri strain GRZ-AD chromosome 7, NfurGRZ-RIMD1, whole genome shotgun sequence genomic region:
- the LOC139070695 gene encoding mitoferrin-2-like, protein MEAEGFVLPRTTLDSPAVDRRVTGSTAAGSGFGILGRRLTGASGEFLGSLSPMMKAGGQDFVSVLHRTAPEPLTSVEPEMDYEGLPQGATSSTHMLAGAVAGVMEHCLMYPIDCVKTRMQSLQPEPGARYRNVIDALRQIIQTEGVWRPIRGVNVLAVGAGPAHALYFASYEKIKFSLSDAIHPGANSHCANGVAGCAATVLHDAIMNPAEVVKQRMQMFNSPYRGVLDCMGSLLRLEGPAAFYRSYTTQLTMNVPFQALHFMTYEYLQELLNPHRQYNPSSHVVSGALAGALAAAATTPLDVCKTLLNTQEAPAVHMIQAEASVGAASAPSSRHISGLGEAFRTVYRMGGVAAFFKGVQARVIYQMPSTAISWSVYEFFKYIITKRQHEKRLRGDRDGDK, encoded by the exons ATGGAAGCGGAAGGCTTTGTGTTGCCGCGAACGACCCTGGATTCACCTGCAGTCGACAGGCGGGTCACGGGCTCCACCGCCGCCGGGTCAGGGTTTGGTATTCTGGGCCGCAGGCTCACTGGGGCCTCGGGTGAATTTTTGGGGTCTCTTTCACCGATGATGAAGGCAGGGGGACAAGACTTTGTGTCGGTCTTGCACCGAACAGCACCGGAGCCTCTTACCTCTGTGGAGCCGGAAATGGACTACGAAGGACTCCCGCAGGGAGCCACCAGCAGCACGCATATGCTGGCCGGAGCCGTGGCTGGAGTCATGGAACACTGCCTCATGTACCCCATCGACTGTGTCAAG ACTCGCATGCAGAGCCTGCAGCCTGAGCCGGGAGCACGTTACCGGAACGTTATCGATGCGCTACGTCAGATCATACAGACGGAGGGCGTGTGGCGACCGATCAGGGGTGTGAATGTGCTGGCGGTGGGGGCAGGGCCCGCCCACGCCCTTTACTTCGCCTCTTATGAGAAAATCAAGTTCTCACTGAGTGATGCAATCCACCCTGGTGCCAACAGCCACTGTGCTAATG gagtgGCCGGCTGTGCCGCCACCGTGCTGCACGATGCCATCATGAACCCCGCTGAAG TTGTGAAGCAGCGGATGCAGATGTTTAACTCTCCGTACCGGGGGGTCTTGGACTGCATGGGCTCCTTGTTGAGGCTGGAGGGTCCGGCTGCTTTCTACCGCAGCTACACCACCCAGCTGACCATGAACGTGCCCTTCCAGGCGCTCCACTTCATGACCTACGAGTACCTCCAGGAGCTGCTGAACCCCCACAGGCAGTACAACCCTTCCTCCCACGTTGTGTCCGGTGCTCTCGCTGGAGCTCTGGCTGCTGCAGCCACCACGCCTCTTGACGTCTGTAAGACCCTCCTCAACACGCAGGAGGCTCCTGCTGTTCATATGATTCAGGCTGAAGCCTCAGTGGGAGCTGCCTCGGCTCCCAGCAGCCGCCACATCTCCGGGCTGGGTGAGGCTTTTCGGACCGTGTACAGGATGGGAGGAGTGGCGGCCTTCTTTAAGGGAGTCCAGGCCAGAGTCATCTACCAGATGCCCTCTACCGCCATCAGCTGGTCTGTGTACGAGTTCTTCAAATACATCATCACTAAGCGGCAGCATGAGAAACGGCTGCGTGGAGATCGAGATGGAGACAAATAA
- the LOC139070692 gene encoding homeobox protein Nkx-2.5-like — MLLSGLHFLDAAELELGDMMLQSPLTSTPFSVKDILKPEQQQQSGSLELAQRVHGQQHLVRSPPPQQQHFQTPASCMLAGPRDSPPFSDGEDSLAYLSVLERGDTSLSPSMFVHPGQQGAKAAEMEEPESKTCGLVSREKGAEGGHGEAERPAQKQRSRRRPRVLFSQAQVFELERRFKQQRYLSAPEREHLATTLKLTSNQVKIWFQNRRYKCKRQRQDKSLEAAGQHHPPPPRRVAVPVLVRDGKPCLGGTQTYAAPYGSSPYGYNGYPAYTYSSPAYNSNYTYTPTLPPSSTPSALVNMNFGNVSGLAGSPQAQTHQGPAVTSCQGSLQGIRAW; from the exons ATGTTACTCAGCGGGCTTCATTTCCTCGATGCTGCAGAGCTGGAACTGGGTGACATGATGCTGCAGAGTCCGCTCACCTCCACGCCGTTTTCCGTCAAGGATATTCTCAAaccggagcagcagcagcagtccgGGTCCCTGGAGCTGGCGCAGCGCGTCCACGGCCAGCAGCACCTGGTTCGGTCCCCGCCGCCGCAGCAGCAACACTTCCAAACCCCTGCGTCCTGCATGCTCGCTGGGCCTCGGGACAGTCCTCCTTTCTCTGACGGGGAGGACAGCCTGGCCTACCTGAGCGTACTGGAGCGCGGGGACACCAGTCTGTCCCCCAGTATGTTCGTTCATCCCGGACAGCAGGGAGCCAAGGCCGCCGAGATGGAAGAACCGGAGAGCA AGACCTGCGGGTTGGTGTCCCGAGAGAAGGGAGCGGAAGGCGGACACGGTGAGGCAGAGAGGCCGGCCCAGAAGCAGCGGAGCCGCCGGAGACCCCGCGTCCTCTTCTCCCAGGCGCAGGTGTTCGAGCTGGAGCGGCGCTTCAAGCAGCAGCGCTACCTGTCCGCCCCGGAGCGGGAGCACCTGGCCACCACCCTCAAACTCACCTCCAACCAGGTGAAGATCTGGTTCCAGAACCGGCGCTATAAGTGCAAGCGCCAGCGGCAGGACAAGTCTCTGGAAGCGGCGGGGCAGCACCACCCTCCGCCGCCACGGCGCGTAGCGGTACCGGTGCTGGTTCGGGACGGGAAACCATGTCTGGGCGGCACGCAAACTTACGCTGCGCCATACGGCTCCAGTCCGTACGGTTATAACGGATACCCGGCCTACACCTACAGCAGCCCGGCCTACAACAGCAACTACACCTACACCCCCACCCTGCCCCCCTCCAGTACCCCCAGCGCCCTCGTGAACATGAACTTTGGGAACGTGAGCGGCCTCGCCGGCTCGCCGCAAGCCCAGACTCACCAAGGGCCCGCGGTCACGTCCTGTCAGGGCTCTCTACAGGGGATCCGGGCGTGGTAG
- the LOC129167252 gene encoding uncharacterized protein isoform X2 — MWETLFPLPARGEYRRFFSPLPPYPKALCPVCARPFLHFFWKLEIIKNGPGQLVSQHIDKIFSTMRTGEGAPGCPSGTEPAGYIMDSWKQWNLICLSQLSVEDSEDVWIFVVLVSRFLLFGLSGYLAYWKINELSRNIGSIPELRDGLHGSVNAQTHIIVEMSRKLGTLAEIQALAQKVDSIKERVDGSARIDWDRLITPLLVLEGLKTNRTLRQRGNYLCLAPKQFLSESGALEFVRLKCKLPPQKKFIMLPSLW, encoded by the coding sequence ATGTGGGAAACCCTCTTCCCTCTTCCGGCtcgtggagagtacagacgctttttttctcctctccctccttatcccaaggctctttgtcctgtctgtgcacggccctttctgcattttttctggaaactggaaattattaaaaatggacctggtcagttggtctctcaacacattgacaagattttttcaacgatgagaacgggagaaggggctcccggttgcccctctgggacagagccagctgggtatatcatggactcctggaaacagtggaacctgatctgcctctctcagctgtctgtagaggattctgaagatgtctggatattcgtggtgttggtgtcaagaTTCCTGctatttggcctgagcggttacctggcttactggaaaattaacgagctttcgaggaatattggctcaatcccagagctcagggatggattacatggttctgtgaacgcacaaactcatatcattgttgagatgagtcgtaagcttggaactttggctgagattcaggctctggcacagaaggtggattccatcaaggagcgagtggacggatcagcacggatcgattgggatagattaattacgccattattggttctagaggggttgaagaccaacagaactctaaggcagagaggaaattatctctgtctggccccaaaacaattcttatctgaatctggtgcccttgagtttgtgaggctgaagtgtaaactcccccctcagaagaaatttataatgctgccgtcgctatggtaa